A window of Bradyrhizobium sp. AZCC 1610 contains these coding sequences:
- a CDS encoding efflux RND transporter permease subunit, with the protein MISKFFIERPVLSNVIAILMILIGGVCLFRLAVAQYPDVVPPTVQVTTRYPGASAKTVIDTVALPIEQQVNGVEDMLYMQSYSGADGSYSLTVTFKIGTDLNFAQVLVQNRVSSALSQLPQSVQNQGVTVQKRSTAILLFVTLTSPKATYDSLFLSNYATINIRDELSRLPGVGNVTVFGAGQYSMRVWLDPNKLQARNLMPQDVISAIQQQSQQVTAGQVGAPPAPAGQAFQYTLNVSGRLDDTSEFENVIVKTGNSGDVTRVRDVGRVELGAQTYSQMFSLNNKPATGIGVFQSPGANALEVEQAVQRKMAELAKGFPQDIKYDTPFNTTKFVSESINEVYKTLIEAGLLVLVVILIFLQDWRAMLVPATTVPVTIIGAFAAMAALGFTVNISTLFAIVLAIGIVVDDAIVVVEGAAHNIEQGMSGHDAAISAMDALFAPIIGITLVLISVFLPSAFLPGLTGRMYAQFALVIAATALLSAINAATLKPTQCALWLRRPAPPEQRNFFYRGFNAVYNRLEAGYGRLIGRLVAHSNVSVIGALILIAIGGYGLSRVPTGFIPIEDQGYLLVAVQLPDGAALDRTQRVLTRVSEITGKAAGVEQVITISGISALDNSSSLANAGVAYLILKEWSARGEGEDLRSLFVGLNEKLSVIEEARILVVPPPPIQGIGNAAGFAMQVQLRDGNSDFSKLQAITGAMVSNAATQSALQRVSSPFRSMVPQFDVEVDRVKAQTMHVTTDQIFSTLSSYMGSSYVNQFNKFGRTFQVYAQGDAQFRLTPRDIERLTVRNSQGDMIPLGAVAKITPAVGPSLISLYNLYPSATIIGLPATGYSSGQSMNLMEEIAAKTLPPGTGFEWTAMSYQEKVVGGQIYWAFGLALLLVYLVLAGQYESWYAPVSVILAVPLSLLGPMAVLTGLRIENNLYTQIGIILLIALSAKNAILIVEVALELHVRDRKPLLESAVEAARARFRPILMTSFAFILGVVPLVLATGAGANARKSIGITVFSGMLASTCLAVLFVPTFFVVVQRFENWLKERKRKKVGAQTVPQAPAAGH; encoded by the coding sequence ATGATTTCAAAATTCTTCATCGAGCGGCCGGTTCTTTCCAACGTCATCGCCATCCTGATGATCCTGATCGGCGGCGTCTGCCTGTTTCGGCTCGCCGTCGCGCAGTATCCCGACGTCGTGCCGCCCACGGTCCAGGTCACCACCCGCTATCCCGGCGCCAGCGCGAAAACCGTGATCGATACGGTGGCGCTGCCGATCGAGCAGCAGGTCAACGGCGTCGAGGACATGCTTTACATGCAGTCCTACAGCGGCGCCGACGGTTCCTATTCGCTGACGGTTACGTTCAAGATTGGTACCGACCTCAACTTCGCGCAGGTGCTGGTGCAGAACCGGGTGTCGAGCGCGCTGTCGCAGTTGCCGCAATCGGTGCAGAACCAGGGCGTCACCGTGCAGAAGAGGTCGACGGCGATCCTCTTGTTCGTGACGCTGACGTCGCCGAAAGCGACCTATGACAGTCTGTTCCTGAGCAATTACGCCACCATCAATATTCGCGACGAGCTGTCGCGTTTGCCCGGCGTCGGCAACGTCACGGTGTTCGGCGCCGGTCAGTATTCGATGCGGGTCTGGCTCGATCCGAACAAGCTGCAGGCGCGCAACCTGATGCCGCAGGACGTCATCTCGGCGATCCAGCAGCAGAGCCAGCAGGTCACCGCCGGTCAGGTCGGCGCGCCGCCGGCGCCAGCAGGGCAGGCGTTCCAGTATACGCTCAACGTCAGCGGGCGGCTCGACGACACCAGCGAGTTCGAAAACGTGATCGTCAAGACCGGCAATAGCGGCGACGTCACGCGCGTGCGCGACGTCGGCCGGGTCGAGCTCGGCGCCCAGACCTACAGTCAGATGTTCTCGCTCAACAATAAGCCAGCCACCGGCATCGGCGTGTTCCAGTCGCCGGGCGCCAACGCGCTCGAGGTCGAGCAGGCGGTTCAGAGAAAGATGGCGGAGTTGGCGAAGGGATTCCCGCAGGACATCAAGTACGACACGCCGTTCAACACCACCAAATTCGTCTCCGAATCGATCAATGAGGTTTACAAGACGCTGATCGAGGCCGGCCTGCTCGTGCTGGTCGTGATCCTGATCTTCCTGCAGGATTGGCGCGCGATGCTGGTGCCGGCGACCACGGTGCCGGTCACGATCATCGGTGCGTTCGCGGCGATGGCGGCGCTCGGCTTCACCGTCAATATCTCGACACTGTTTGCGATTGTGCTCGCGATCGGCATTGTGGTTGATGACGCCATCGTCGTGGTTGAAGGCGCGGCTCACAATATCGAGCAGGGCATGTCCGGCCATGACGCAGCGATCAGCGCGATGGACGCGCTGTTCGCGCCGATCATCGGCATCACGCTGGTGCTGATCTCGGTGTTCTTGCCGTCAGCGTTCCTGCCGGGCTTGACCGGGCGGATGTATGCGCAATTCGCGCTGGTCATTGCCGCAACTGCGCTGCTCAGCGCCATCAACGCGGCAACGCTAAAGCCGACGCAGTGCGCCCTATGGCTGCGACGGCCCGCGCCGCCGGAACAGCGCAACTTCTTCTATCGCGGCTTCAATGCGGTCTATAACCGCCTTGAGGCCGGTTATGGCCGGCTGATCGGCCGGCTGGTGGCGCACAGCAATGTTTCTGTCATCGGCGCGCTGATCCTGATCGCGATCGGCGGCTACGGCCTGTCGCGGGTGCCGACCGGCTTCATCCCGATCGAGGACCAGGGCTATCTCCTGGTGGCTGTGCAATTGCCCGACGGCGCGGCGCTGGACCGAACCCAGCGCGTGCTCACGCGGGTCAGCGAAATTACCGGCAAGGCAGCAGGCGTCGAGCAAGTGATCACCATTTCCGGCATCTCTGCGCTCGACAATTCTTCCAGCCTCGCCAATGCCGGCGTGGCCTATCTGATCCTGAAGGAGTGGAGCGCGCGCGGTGAGGGTGAGGATCTGCGATCGCTGTTCGTCGGACTGAACGAGAAGCTGTCGGTGATCGAGGAAGCGCGGATCCTGGTGGTGCCGCCGCCGCCGATCCAGGGTATCGGCAACGCCGCCGGCTTCGCCATGCAGGTGCAGCTCCGGGACGGCAATTCCGATTTCAGCAAGCTGCAGGCGATTACGGGCGCCATGGTCTCCAATGCGGCGACGCAAAGCGCGCTGCAGCGCGTCAGCTCGCCGTTCCGTTCGATGGTGCCGCAGTTCGACGTCGAGGTTGACAGGGTCAAGGCCCAGACCATGCATGTCACGACCGACCAGATCTTCTCGACACTGTCGTCTTACATGGGGTCGAGCTACGTCAACCAGTTCAACAAGTTCGGTCGTACCTTCCAGGTCTATGCCCAGGGAGACGCGCAATTCCGCCTGACGCCGCGCGACATCGAAAGGCTGACGGTGCGCAACAGCCAGGGCGACATGATCCCGCTCGGCGCGGTGGCGAAGATTACGCCCGCCGTCGGTCCGTCGTTGATCAGCCTGTATAACCTCTATCCGTCGGCCACCATCATCGGCCTGCCGGCCACGGGCTACAGCTCGGGCCAGTCGATGAACCTGATGGAAGAGATCGCCGCAAAGACGTTGCCGCCGGGCACGGGGTTCGAGTGGACGGCGATGTCGTACCAGGAGAAGGTCGTCGGCGGTCAGATCTATTGGGCGTTCGGCCTTGCCCTGCTGCTGGTCTACCTCGTGCTGGCGGGGCAATATGAGAGCTGGTACGCGCCGGTCTCGGTAATTCTGGCGGTGCCGTTGTCACTGCTCGGCCCGATGGCGGTGCTGACCGGCTTGAGGATCGAGAACAACCTCTATACTCAGATCGGCATCATCCTGCTGATCGCACTGTCAGCCAAGAACGCCATCCTGATCGTCGAGGTGGCGCTGGAATTGCACGTGCGCGACCGCAAGCCGCTACTGGAATCCGCCGTTGAGGCGGCGCGCGCCCGCTTCCGTCCGATCCTGATGACGTCGTTCGCCTTTATCCTCGGCGTCGTGCCGCTGGTGCTCGCGACCGGTGCGGGCGCCAATGCGCGGAAGTCGATCGGCATCACGGTGTTCTCGGGCATGCTGGCCTCGACGTGTCTGGCCGTGCTGTTCGTGCCGACATTCTTTGTCGTGGTGCAGCGGTTCGAGAACTGGCTGAAGGAGCGGAAGCGGAAGAAGGTTGGGGCGCAAACGGTGCCGCAGGCGCCCGCCGCGGGACATTAG
- a CDS encoding efflux RND transporter periplasmic adaptor subunit, whose amino-acid sequence MGILSACEQNTFVPPPPPKVEVAPPVQRPFTRYLETTGNTAAIKNVDLVARVQGFLQSINYKDGAFVKEGTSLFTIEPDTYKLKLEQAQAAESGAQASVRQTEADFKRQQELVQRQAVSQATLDNSTSARDNAQASLLQAQVNTKIAAVNYGYTNVTAPFDGVVSAHLVSVGELVGASSPTQLATIVALDPIYVNFNVNEQDVLRIREEARRRGLTPDDLRQVPIEIGLQTETGFPHKGNLDYAATTLNQSTGTLPVRGVLPNSDRALLPGFFVRVRVPLDQVQNALFVPDVALGSDQSGRYVLVVNGENIVEQRKVRVGPLEGELRVIEEGLKADDRVITTGLLRAIPGQKVDPQLKTVEAQPAAAK is encoded by the coding sequence ATGGGCATCTTAAGTGCCTGCGAACAAAATACTTTTGTCCCGCCGCCGCCGCCGAAGGTCGAAGTCGCGCCGCCGGTGCAACGGCCTTTCACGCGCTATCTGGAAACCACCGGCAATACCGCCGCGATCAAGAATGTCGATCTGGTTGCGCGCGTGCAGGGCTTTCTGCAATCGATCAACTACAAGGATGGAGCCTTCGTGAAGGAGGGCACATCCCTGTTCACGATCGAGCCTGACACCTACAAGCTGAAGCTCGAACAGGCGCAGGCTGCGGAAAGCGGCGCGCAGGCATCGGTGAGACAGACCGAGGCGGACTTCAAGCGCCAGCAAGAGCTGGTGCAGCGGCAAGCCGTTTCCCAGGCGACGCTGGACAATTCCACGTCTGCCCGCGACAACGCGCAGGCGAGCCTGCTTCAGGCCCAGGTCAATACCAAGATCGCGGCGGTTAATTACGGTTATACCAACGTGACGGCGCCGTTTGACGGTGTCGTCAGCGCGCATCTCGTGTCCGTCGGCGAACTCGTCGGCGCGTCGTCGCCGACGCAACTCGCCACCATCGTGGCGCTCGATCCCATCTATGTGAATTTCAACGTCAATGAACAAGACGTGCTGCGGATCCGCGAGGAAGCCCGCCGGCGCGGCCTGACACCCGATGATCTCAGGCAAGTGCCGATCGAGATCGGATTGCAGACCGAGACCGGCTTTCCGCACAAGGGCAACCTCGACTATGCCGCCACGACGCTGAACCAGTCGACCGGCACGCTTCCCGTGCGCGGCGTGCTGCCCAATTCGGACCGTGCCCTGTTGCCGGGCTTCTTCGTCCGCGTCCGCGTACCCCTCGACCAGGTGCAGAACGCGCTGTTCGTGCCTGATGTTGCCCTCGGCAGCGATCAGTCCGGACGTTACGTGCTGGTCGTGAACGGCGAAAATATCGTCGAACAGCGCAAGGTGCGCGTCGGGCCGCTGGAAGGCGAGTTGCGCGTCATCGAAGAAGGCCTCAAGGCCGACGACCGCGTGATTACCACCGGCCTGTTGCGTGCGATTCCCGGCCAGAAGGTCGATCCGCAACTGAAGACGGTCGAAGCGCAGCCGGCTGCGGCCAAGTAG
- a CDS encoding FAD-dependent monooxygenase, with amino-acid sequence MRIAVIGGGPGGLYFAYLWKRRHPDAHIALFEQNPEGATWGFGVVFSEQALEFLRADDPETVDAITPRMESWKNITLNLHGQSAEIDGIGFSSIGRLELLTILQQRVRAAGVTARYDTTIQSIDELRGYDLIVAADGLNSLVRRGFEKEFGASVSHSTNKFAWYGTSKRFATLSQTFVKTDLGSFNAHHYRYSPSMSTFLVECDAATWQAYGFEHKTIEQSQAICEEIFAGTLDGHPLISNKSVWRNFPWIWNENWSHENMVLIGDALHSAHFSIGSGTRLAIEDAIALTKALEAETEIPAALARYQAERKPIVQKLVTAARTSADWYEHFPERMKLDLMDFAYSYITRSGRIADARLRAMSPEFMARYEAEKNIGSQA; translated from the coding sequence GTGCGTATCGCCGTCATCGGCGGAGGCCCCGGCGGCCTCTATTTCGCGTATCTCTGGAAGCGGCGTCACCCGGACGCACACATCGCCCTGTTCGAGCAGAACCCCGAAGGCGCGACCTGGGGGTTCGGCGTGGTGTTCTCCGAACAGGCGCTGGAATTTCTGCGCGCCGACGACCCCGAAACCGTCGACGCCATCACGCCGCGGATGGAGAGCTGGAAGAACATCACGCTCAATCTGCATGGGCAAAGCGCCGAGATCGACGGCATCGGCTTCTCCTCGATCGGCCGGCTCGAACTGCTGACCATCCTGCAGCAACGCGTGCGCGCGGCAGGTGTCACGGCGCGGTATGACACCACGATCCAGTCGATCGACGAACTCAGGGGATATGACCTGATCGTCGCCGCCGACGGGCTGAACTCGCTGGTGCGCCGCGGCTTTGAGAAGGAATTCGGCGCCTCGGTTTCGCACTCGACCAACAAGTTCGCCTGGTATGGCACCAGCAAACGCTTTGCCACACTGTCGCAGACTTTCGTGAAGACCGATCTCGGATCGTTCAACGCCCATCATTATCGCTATTCACCCTCGATGAGCACGTTCCTGGTCGAATGCGATGCGGCGACCTGGCAGGCCTACGGCTTCGAGCACAAGACGATCGAGCAATCGCAGGCGATCTGCGAGGAGATATTCGCAGGCACACTCGATGGCCACCCGCTGATCTCGAACAAATCGGTGTGGCGCAATTTTCCCTGGATCTGGAACGAGAACTGGTCGCACGAAAATATGGTGCTGATCGGCGACGCGCTGCATTCGGCGCACTTCTCGATCGGCTCGGGAACACGGCTCGCCATCGAGGACGCGATCGCGCTGACCAAGGCGCTGGAGGCGGAGACGGAAATTCCCGCCGCCCTCGCCCGCTACCAGGCCGAACGCAAGCCGATCGTGCAGAAGCTGGTGACGGCGGCCCGCACCAGCGCCGACTGGTACGAACACTTCCCCGAACGCATGAAGCTCGACCTGATGGATTTTGCCTACAGTTACATCACCCGCTCGGGGCGGATCGCCGACGCGCGGCTGCGCGCGATGTCGCCGGAATTCATGGCGCGCTACGAGGCGGAAAAGAACATTGGGAGCCAGGCATGA
- a CDS encoding benzoate-CoA ligase family protein, with the protein MTSAISDLVPRDNPGAREIGFAIPESYNASRILFDNLAQGRGERLALTGPGGTRTYAELCAEASQWGHGFQSLGLKRGDRILMFLDDTPAYPAAFFGAVRSGFVPLLINTLTPPDLLQFYLSDAGAAVAVAEAEFTSRFNAEACKDTPLQTLVVVNGTAGEHAVPKALMAQQWLQGFSTDLPEADTKRDEMAFWMYSSGSTGRPKGIVHLQHDMAYSEQAFARNVLKLGPEDICFSVPKIFFAYGFGNAITFPFSVGAATLLLPGQPKPAAIFEAIEKYRPSVFYGLPTLYTSLTKADGASATDFSSLRMALSAAEVLSAEVFNGWKALTGLEIIEGLGSTEVLHIYLSNRPEKKKLGAAGLRVPGYEILLKDKDGREVGDDEEGILWVRGDSNTPLYWNRPDKSAETIREGGWIYTGDRFVRDSDGFHFFRGRADDLIKISGQWVYPLEVELCLAEHPDIRECAVFAAELPDRRMTLKAVVVMNKGEFDPNNATKTLQDYVKAKLLPYKYPREIRFIAELPKTGTGKIDRQALMKM; encoded by the coding sequence ATGACGTCAGCAATTTCCGATTTGGTCCCCCGCGACAATCCGGGCGCGCGCGAGATCGGCTTCGCGATTCCGGAAAGCTATAATGCCAGCCGCATCCTGTTCGACAACCTCGCACAAGGCCGCGGCGAGCGGCTGGCGCTGACCGGCCCCGGCGGCACCCGCACTTACGCGGAGCTCTGCGCCGAGGCTTCGCAATGGGGGCATGGCTTTCAGTCGCTGGGCTTGAAGCGCGGCGACCGCATCCTGATGTTCCTTGACGATACGCCGGCTTATCCTGCGGCGTTCTTTGGCGCGGTGCGGTCAGGTTTTGTGCCGCTGTTGATCAACACGCTGACGCCGCCGGACCTGCTGCAGTTCTATCTTTCGGACGCCGGCGCCGCGGTGGCGGTCGCGGAGGCCGAGTTTACCTCGCGGTTCAATGCGGAGGCGTGCAAGGACACGCCGCTACAAACCCTGGTCGTGGTCAATGGCACCGCGGGCGAGCACGCCGTGCCGAAAGCGCTCATGGCGCAGCAATGGCTGCAGGGATTCTCCACCGATCTGCCGGAAGCCGACACCAAGCGCGACGAGATGGCGTTCTGGATGTATTCATCCGGCTCGACCGGACGTCCCAAGGGCATCGTGCACCTGCAGCATGACATGGCCTATAGCGAGCAGGCGTTTGCGCGCAACGTGCTCAAGCTTGGGCCCGAAGACATCTGTTTCTCGGTGCCGAAGATTTTCTTCGCCTACGGCTTTGGCAACGCCATCACCTTCCCGTTCTCGGTCGGCGCGGCGACGCTGCTGCTGCCCGGACAGCCGAAGCCGGCAGCGATCTTCGAGGCGATCGAAAAGTATCGGCCGTCGGTGTTCTACGGATTGCCGACGCTCTATACCTCGCTGACCAAGGCCGACGGCGCTTCGGCCACCGATTTCTCCTCTCTGCGGATGGCGCTGTCGGCCGCCGAGGTGCTGTCGGCGGAAGTCTTCAACGGCTGGAAGGCGCTGACGGGGCTCGAGATCATCGAAGGGCTCGGCTCGACTGAAGTGCTGCACATCTATCTCTCCAATCGCCCCGAGAAGAAAAAGCTCGGCGCCGCGGGCCTGCGCGTGCCCGGCTACGAGATCCTGCTGAAGGACAAGGACGGCCGCGAGGTCGGCGACGACGAGGAAGGCATTTTATGGGTGCGCGGCGATTCCAATACGCCGCTGTACTGGAACCGGCCCGACAAATCGGCGGAGACCATCCGTGAGGGGGGTTGGATCTACACCGGCGACCGTTTCGTGCGCGACAGCGACGGCTTTCACTTCTTCCGCGGTCGCGCCGACGACCTGATCAAGATATCTGGCCAGTGGGTCTACCCGCTCGAGGTCGAACTGTGCCTGGCCGAGCATCCCGATATCAGGGAATGCGCGGTGTTCGCCGCCGAACTGCCTGATCGACGCATGACGCTCAAGGCGGTGGTCGTCATGAACAAGGGCGAGTTCGATCCGAACAACGCCACGAAAACGCTGCAGGATTACGTCAAGGCAAAGCTGCTGCCTTACAAATATCCGCGCGAGATCAGGTTCATCGCAGAACTGCCGAAGACCGGCACGGGCAAGATCGACCGCCAGGCGTTGATGAAGATGTAG
- a CDS encoding 3-hydroxybenzoate 6-monooxygenase yields the protein MDVRPVLIAGGGIGGLAAALGLAQKGIRSILLEKASALGEIGAGIQLGPNAFHAFDYLGVGEAARGMAVYIDQLRLMDALTAEEITHVDLGDAFRARFRNPYAVVHRGDLHGVFLRACQNHELIELRVSSEVVGYDQDGSSVTARLANGERVTGRLLIGADGLWSNVRKQVVADGPPRVSGHTTYRSVIPTAQMPEDLRWNAATLWAGPKCHIVHYPLSGWKVFNLVVTYHNDAPEPVAGKPVSDDEVMQGFGHVHERAQEIIRHGKNWRLWVLCDRDPVECWVDGRVALLGDAAHPMLQYFAQGACQAMEDAVCLSHMLAQHDDHAVALEAYRTQRFLRTAKVQLMSRAIGEHIYHPSGGHARLRNAIMSAKTSEEWYGDLAWLYGGTGLAG from the coding sequence ATGGACGTACGGCCGGTCCTGATCGCAGGCGGAGGAATCGGCGGGCTCGCCGCAGCGCTTGGGTTGGCGCAAAAAGGCATCCGCTCGATCCTGCTGGAAAAAGCCTCGGCGCTCGGCGAGATCGGCGCCGGCATCCAGCTCGGGCCCAACGCGTTCCATGCCTTCGACTATCTTGGCGTCGGCGAGGCGGCGCGCGGCATGGCCGTCTATATCGATCAGCTTCGGCTGATGGATGCGCTGACCGCCGAGGAAATCACCCATGTCGATCTGGGCGATGCGTTTCGCGCTCGCTTCCGCAATCCCTACGCGGTGGTGCATCGCGGCGATCTGCATGGCGTGTTCCTGCGCGCCTGCCAGAATCACGAGTTGATCGAGTTGCGCGTCAGCAGCGAAGTCGTCGGCTACGATCAGGATGGCTCGTCGGTGACGGCGCGGCTGGCCAATGGCGAACGCGTCACGGGGCGGCTATTGATCGGCGCCGACGGGCTGTGGTCGAATGTCCGCAAGCAGGTGGTCGCGGACGGGCCGCCGCGGGTATCAGGGCATACGACGTACCGCTCGGTGATCCCGACCGCGCAGATGCCGGAAGATTTGCGCTGGAACGCGGCGACGCTGTGGGCCGGGCCGAAATGCCACATCGTGCATTACCCGCTGTCGGGCTGGAAGGTGTTCAACCTCGTCGTCACCTATCACAACGACGCGCCGGAGCCGGTCGCCGGCAAACCTGTCAGCGACGACGAAGTCATGCAGGGCTTTGGCCACGTGCATGAGCGCGCGCAGGAGATCATCCGGCACGGCAAGAACTGGCGGCTGTGGGTGTTGTGCGACCGCGATCCGGTCGAGTGCTGGGTCGACGGCCGTGTCGCGCTGCTCGGCGATGCCGCGCATCCGATGCTGCAATATTTTGCGCAAGGCGCCTGCCAGGCAATGGAAGACGCGGTGTGCCTCTCGCACATGCTGGCGCAGCATGACGATCATGCGGTCGCGCTGGAAGCCTATCGCACGCAGCGCTTCCTGCGCACCGCAAAGGTGCAACTGATGTCCCGCGCCATCGGCGAGCACATCTATCACCCATCAGGCGGACATGCCCGGCTGCGCAATGCGATCATGAGCGCGAAGACGTCGGAAGAGTGGTACGGCGATCTGGCGTGGCTGTATGGCGGGACGGGGTTGGCGGGGTAG
- a CDS encoding MarR family winged helix-turn-helix transcriptional regulator, translating to MPSKPSPITMDAVYTAPGYLFRRMQQIAVSIFVEECRAFDLTPVQYAALVAIHTHPGIDATRLSAVIAFDRSTLGNVIERLESKALIERKPSREDKRIKLLYLSKSGTGALRDIMPSVERAQLRMLQPLKPADRKTLLALLTQLVDLNNEASRVPLRAEDALEHLGKSN from the coding sequence ATGCCGAGTAAGCCATCCCCCATCACGATGGATGCGGTCTACACCGCGCCCGGTTACCTGTTCCGCCGGATGCAGCAGATTGCAGTCTCGATCTTTGTCGAGGAATGCAGGGCGTTCGACCTGACGCCAGTGCAATATGCGGCGCTGGTGGCGATCCACACCCATCCCGGCATCGACGCTACGCGGCTGTCGGCGGTGATCGCATTCGACCGCTCCACGCTCGGCAACGTGATCGAGCGGCTGGAGAGCAAGGCGCTGATCGAGCGCAAGCCCTCGCGCGAGGACAAGCGCATCAAGCTGCTCTATCTCAGCAAATCGGGTACTGGCGCGCTGCGCGACATCATGCCGTCGGTGGAGCGCGCGCAACTAAGGATGCTGCAGCCGCTGAAGCCGGCGGATCGCAAGACCCTGCTGGCGCTGCTGACACAGCTTGTCGATCTCAACAACGAGGCCTCGCGCGTGCCGCTGCGCGCCGAAGACGCGCTCGAGCATCTCGGGAAATCGAACTGA
- the maiA gene encoding maleylacetoacetate isomerase has product MKLHGYFRSSAAYRVRIALNLKGLTAQHLPHHLRKGEQSAPAYLAINPQGLVPALEDDSGAALTQSLAIIEWLDETHPNPPLLPKDPLRRAKVRAFALAIACDIHPVQNLKVLARLRQLGVAEEKVTEWAAWANREGLSACEALIKGEKGPFCFGAAPTVADLCLVPQLANARRFGVDVAAFPRLLEAEAATREIKAFTDAAPDRQPDAE; this is encoded by the coding sequence ATGAAGCTGCATGGCTATTTCCGCAGCAGCGCGGCATACCGGGTCAGGATCGCGCTCAACCTCAAGGGGCTCACGGCCCAGCATCTGCCGCATCACCTTCGCAAGGGCGAACAAAGCGCACCCGCCTATCTCGCGATCAACCCGCAGGGGCTGGTGCCGGCGCTGGAGGACGATAGCGGCGCGGCGCTGACACAGTCGCTCGCCATTATCGAATGGCTGGACGAGACCCACCCCAACCCGCCGCTATTGCCAAAGGATCCGCTGCGCCGCGCCAAGGTGCGCGCCTTCGCGCTGGCCATCGCCTGCGATATCCATCCGGTGCAGAATTTGAAGGTTCTGGCCCGGCTGCGCCAGCTCGGCGTGGCCGAGGAAAAAGTGACGGAATGGGCAGCCTGGGCCAACCGCGAAGGCCTTTCCGCCTGTGAAGCGCTGATCAAGGGCGAGAAGGGGCCGTTCTGTTTCGGGGCGGCGCCGACGGTTGCGGACCTCTGCCTGGTGCCGCAGCTTGCGAACGCGCGGCGCTTTGGCGTCGACGTCGCAGCTTTTCCGCGCCTGCTCGAGGCAGAAGCCGCGACCAGGGAAATCAAGGCGTTCACCGACGCCGCGCCGGACAGGCAGCCCGATGCCGAGTAA
- the gtdA gene encoding gentisate 1,2-dioxygenase, with translation MEAVQKTPEREAFYKKIDGENLSALWNVLGDLVTPEPRSACRPHLWKFDSIRDYMTEAGKLITAKEAERRVLVLENPGLRGQSKVTTSLFAGVQMVVPGDVAPAHRHSQSALRFVLEGKGAHTTVDGERTAMAPGDFVITPSMTWHDHSNETSEPMFWLDGLDIPMVQFFDASFAEGSNEDQQKISKPAGDSFARYGHNLLPVDEKRKSRTSPIFNYPYHYTREALEQAKARDEWDACHGLKLKFSNPETGDFAMPTIGTFIQLLPKGFKTARYRATDATVFAAIEGKGRTRIGDQTFEWGARDLFVVPSWHWVTHEADTDSVLFSFSDRPVQQKLDLFREDRGNA, from the coding sequence ATGGAAGCCGTGCAGAAGACCCCAGAACGCGAGGCGTTCTACAAGAAGATCGACGGCGAGAATCTTTCCGCGCTGTGGAACGTGCTGGGCGACCTGGTCACGCCGGAGCCGCGAAGCGCCTGCCGGCCTCACTTATGGAAATTCGATTCGATCCGCGATTACATGACCGAAGCCGGCAAGCTGATCACCGCCAAGGAAGCCGAGCGGCGGGTGCTGGTGCTGGAAAATCCCGGCCTGCGCGGCCAGTCGAAGGTCACGACATCGCTGTTTGCCGGCGTGCAAATGGTGGTCCCGGGCGACGTCGCCCCGGCGCACCGGCACAGCCAGTCGGCGCTGCGCTTCGTGCTCGAAGGCAAGGGCGCCCATACCACCGTCGACGGCGAGCGCACCGCGATGGCGCCGGGCGATTTCGTCATCACGCCGTCGATGACCTGGCACGACCATTCCAACGAAACCTCGGAGCCGATGTTCTGGCTCGACGGGCTCGATATCCCGATGGTGCAATTCTTCGATGCCTCCTTTGCCGAAGGATCGAACGAGGACCAGCAGAAGATCTCCAAGCCCGCCGGCGACAGTTTTGCGCGCTACGGCCACAATCTGCTGCCGGTCGACGAGAAGCGCAAATCCAGGACCTCGCCGATCTTCAACTATCCCTATCATTATACGCGCGAGGCGCTGGAGCAGGCGAAAGCGCGCGACGAGTGGGACGCTTGTCACGGGCTGAAGCTGAAATTCTCCAATCCCGAAACCGGCGATTTCGCGATGCCGACGATCGGCACCTTCATCCAGCTATTGCCGAAAGGCTTCAAGACCGCGCGCTATCGCGCGACCGACGCCACCGTGTTCGCCGCGATCGAGGGCAAGGGCCGCACCAGGATCGGCGACCAGACTTTTGAGTGGGGCGCGCGCGACCTGTTCGTGGTGCCGAGCTGGCACTGGGTCACGCACGAGGCCGACACCGATTCGGTACTGTTCTCGTTCTCCGACCGCCCGGTGCAGCAGAAGCTCGATCTGTTCCGCGAGGACCGTGGGAATGCGTGA